DNA sequence from the Polyodon spathula isolate WHYD16114869_AA chromosome 19, ASM1765450v1, whole genome shotgun sequence genome:
GGCTCGAATATGCTCATTTCCGCTGAATTACATTGTATGcagaaagcaaataaataaataaataaataaataaataatgctttaatCTGATCATTTACTGTCTCAGTAGGATATGAAAAGAAATACTACCTGGCAATAACATTAATGAATATCTATTAAGGACAAATACCAAATACCAAAATCctgcaagacaaaaacaaataataataatattctgtaaATGCCAAagcttacattttatatttttatggacAATGGGGACCagtttacgaaagggcactaaacgtCATGGTGCATGATAATTACTGTGCACATTAACGATTTCTGTATTtgctattgcaattttattaattatcatgTGAAATAGCGGGCATATTATGGCATATAAaacgctgtgaatgtagaagccatACGGCAACTTTCACGCGaattgattggctcttgtaatgctttatttgcacaTTTCCCTACAacttattgttatatatatatatatatatatatatatatatatatatatatatatatatatatatatatatatatacacacacacacacacacacacacacacaacatatttcttaatgtattttatagtgcACAAATAGGCAgctataactagaagcagctttcctagaacactgacaaaaacactCAATATcactcaatatttaacttatatttaacagcactgaaaaaaaggaTACGGACAAGCTGTGGACATGTGAAATATTAAACAATACTgctatgaaatgtaccttttatgACTTCTGGCATTTGGCATTATTTTGTGGCAAACTTGATAACAATGCTTGttacgtgttctaattctgcaacttttccacacaatgcctgttgatgcagaatccagtgtaagaaacttggtactttttctttaatgttttccAGCACTATTACTAGTGCTAAccagtccactcttttgtccagtcatgtgttgtaatcccagtttgtttcttccaaggtaattctgcactgtccatggcttcttgaagctAAAACCTCCAACTActttttttgctactgattttaaattttatacaaagtaaaataaagagtttaaacaagcctttgctTCACTATCCTAATCAAAATCATGTGTGCTGTGTGCGTGAGGAAACGAATCCTGTGTGCTGTATTTATGGCTGTTTTACtatctctgtgagctgtgattggcttaatgggaatgtcacttgtacaatgcagactgcacatgttgaatatccatgttatattaaagaggagggtttaaaataattccaaaatgatacagtacaatgcaattttGTGTATGTATtgaaggagaaaggaaaaagccatatatattaaaattaaaaggtaagcagtgcagtttcactttacgttgcctctgcttGTCCCCTGCTGAGttctgtgtctgttgatcgctcattttcagtcaatgtaagccacctccactttgacaataagctactgaccaaaagatatgtcTGGACCGCTGGGGCTTGTGATATCACAGTGGTCATGGGTAAGTCgctgacattatcgtgcacattaaattatcgctcacaacaCCTGTAGCGTGAATGTTAtagtatgtaaattagccaaatgcTATGTacataaattaatgcattctctgttagtaaatggggtaGTAAATTTTGATTTATCAAGCACGTTAGGCTCACTTCTTTATGTGAacactaactccaaatttagtgcacttttgtaaatgaggcccaatgTCTGCTTCAGGCTAGGTTATTATTATCTTCAATGCTGTGCCCAGCATCTATGATGTATTTTAACTAAAATCTGGTATCTAATTCCAAGAAAAACATTTATGCCAAAGGCGGAAATTTAAACAAACGCTACctgaatgaaatgtgttaatgaaGAATGCGCTTGCATTAACACTGCTGTACTAGGGTTTAAAAATAGAAGGGGGTAATCTCCTTCTGTAAGTCTACCTGCTGCAGGTGATATTTGAAAAAAGGAACTCAGTATTATGTCATTTTAGAAAGAAATCTCCCAGGCAGTATCTAGAGTATTCTACCATGTGACCACTGCATTTAACTGGGGCTATGTGTTAATGAAAATGCCATTGTTCCTCTTTGCATGCAAGGCCTTACttcagaaaatataatttgaaacacTGTAATGAGCATTATCTTACACTGCCCCTCTGTGGGCTTGTATCAAAAGGGTTTAATAGGGAAGCAATTCTTGTCAGTATTAATGTCTGATTCTGTCTATCTGCACAGTAGACCTTTTGTCCACTTGTTGGTGCAGAGAGGCGAAATTTGTGCAGAAGGGGGATTCATTTTAGATAGGGCACCACTGTTACTGTCCTATTGTACATGTTACTATGAGATCATGGTTAAAGTCAGCATCACTTTTACTATTTATCTGTGGTGGAATCATAGTCAGTCAACAGCTATGTAGTCACTATTAATatacaggcatatatatatatatatatattttgctagcTGTTAAGATATATAGATTATATTCCGGTACTGTATGTAGACACTTTTGAATGGTCTCTTTCCACCCATCATGTTAGAACATGAAGaagatacattttctttttagcacTACTGTACAGTGTCTAATGGTATGGATGAAGCTTTCATGTTACATTACTGACTGGGCACACTCACAAAATAAGTTAGCATGTTTTACTATCTGTATGCcttctgttgtctttttttgtctgtttaattaaaattgtaaattaTTGGCAGGACTGCCCTGGCATTGCAAAGTtattagccaaaacatttgtcatcttgaaaaaaatcccagaaaaaacacatatactgtatataactccCAGAATGCCACGGCAGTGAGCCAGAGTGGGGTTCACCTGGCTCCAGCCTGTAATGATTATTACCTGCCTGCAATTAGCAGACTGGTATTTAAACCAGGCTGGTGCCAGGTGAACCCTATCCTGGCTCCTTCCCATGGACCATAAATTTGGTCCTGGTCCACTTTGCAGTCGATTTAAAAGGGTACCGTAAGACCCCAAACTCAGGACGTCGAGGGAGAAACCTGATGTTAAAAGAGGAAAGAGGGAGATCTCCTGACTCAGGACATATAATTATACTTATAATTTTTCcttctgtcactatatatatatatatatatatatatatatatatatatatatatatatatatatatatatataggttatggAATGTTCTAATAGTTCTAACAGCAGAGATTCAACTGTGCAATGCCAAATTGCCTCTATTGTCAAGAATATAAATTGAGTTCACCCAAACTGTCTTCCTGATACAGGAAATCTATTGGTTTAAATtccaaaggattttttttttttttttgaaagcttaaaaatgctagaatcatacTCTCAGAGTACAGTTTCTCACAAACCATTTGACATTTTGTGCTTTCTTCATAACAGTAtgttacaagtttattttttaatttttttttgtttatgcatAGTAATTACCTGGATTATTGTACAAGATTTATCATCTCATATGTTTTTGTGATCTTCAGTGCTTACACGTGCTTTATTAGCACTGTTTGATGAAAAGGAAAACATGATCTGCTTTAGTTTTTGATGTTCCAGTATCATATATAATTACACAAGAAGCTTACAGATGGGGCCAAACTTCACAGCTGCACTTAATCTTTAATAATGAAGGTAGACGTGTTTGTTTTTATGGGAGTTTTTCAAGTTACCATGACTCACAGTAAGACATCTGGTTTAGGTTAGTAGCTGGAAAGACCTGACTGCTGCTGGAAAGAAATATCATTTGTATTTACTGGAGAAAAGAGCTAGTATGGAGTGAAAAACAAGCTTCCAGATGCTTGATGATTTATAAGAATTCACTAATATATTGCAACATCATATTCTTAAAATTACTAGGACGATTGTTAAGTGTAATGCTAATTATAtcgttttttacatttctttaaagtaCTTTGTGAGAGACTCCAGATCAATTATGGTCAACTGTTATCTAAAGCTGTTAAGAGTTTTACTCTTAATTCAAATATTTGGTAAAGCCCAGCGTATCACTCAAGATGTCATCATGATGCAGTACTTTGAGAGACGAATTGCACAGCTGGAAGTAAGTATTGGTcttaaatttttaaataaaagataatcATAAATTGTAGCAGGAAAAtgtttggttatttaaaaaaaaaaaaaagagcctgttATAAAGATAATACAAACCTTCAGAACATAAGTTATGTGTCTTATGCAATGTCCCAAAATATTAATGAGCACTTCTTCTTGAGAAATTCCTTACAGCTGCATTAAATTAATATTCCACTACCAGAAAACGTTCTACAAGgattatgttttatataaatgtatttatttatgtggttTTATGCATACAACAGGACAGGCTGATAAAATGTGACCAAGATCTTATGAAATATGTGCGAGAACTCTACGACTTTTCAAAAGAATTCAGGAATCGTCTGGATGCTTTAAATGCTGACAAAACTGAGTTTAAGAACGATGTGGTTGATGTGGTGACAAGAGTGGAGAGGATCGAGAGGGACATCGACTACTTGGAGTCACAGACACCAGCTCAAGCCTGCGTGGAGGTGGATGAGAAACTACTGGAGCAGCAGGTTAAAGAGACAGAAGCCAAGAGAAAGGCCAAGCTCAAACTGGTTGCAGGTACGAGTCTGAAAGAGTAAGAATCTGCAGCAGAAAACATTTTCTgcctgttttattctttttatttttacagtgtttaaaatTGCCGCTCACCATGATAGCTAGATCACAATCAGCAACGCAGGTGTTAATAGCACACCCAAAAAGTAGAGATATAGTGGGACAATAAGTTGTTTGGAAGTTGCAGATGCTAAAGAGTCCTTGGGAAAAGCCTTAATTTGTAAGAAATATGAAAAGGGAATTTGGGTTCCGGCTGTCCTACAAGTTTTTAACTATAACTAACATGGTTGAAATCCTGACTATCCATAcaagtactgtaaatacatattacTATTATAGATGTTCACATCAAGCAAAAAAATCCACCCTGTTGGCTTTGCATACAGTGCTGCTTTGTTCTCAGAAGCATGTGCTACATGGTGCAGACTTTTATATGAATGCAATCCAAGGCagttttctaaaaatgttttattataggTGCATATGTTAAGTGCCATCAAGAGTAATGCCCAgataacaatacaataatttaaGGTCTACCATTGATTAATGTCAGTAATTACAGAGGTTGTATAGTACATTCCACTACTTGTGTGTTAAAAAGTTCTCTAAGCTTTCAGCAAATATATCAGCAGTACCACTATAATAGGTCTACATTCCTGGATATTTCTATTAATATTCTGTTAGTAATCTCCATAAAGCAGAATTCATGTTTGCAATGTACTTGTACATTGACAAGAAAATAATGCTTATTATAAAACACATCCatagtaaattaattaaaaaaataaaaaacaaccataCATACAACAAGCAATACAACTTTCCTAATATTCCACCAGTGACTTGATACTTGAGTTGTTCCGcttaaaaaataatgttcatttgGGTTTAAAGAGCTATTATTTGTATGTTGATGTGTTCTGTACATGTATGCATGTTGAAGAGTTGTATTTATCGCATTACCTTTATTTGATTCTCTGATGTTAAGACAATTAAGACATTCAAAGCAGTAATTCTTCTAGCCTAAGGTCCCTGCTTATCACATGTTTTCTTCTGTTCAAGCTTCAGTAATGAACCCTGTTAAGGATTTTCCTAAAGAAGTTTAAAAGTCTACAGAAAACCAAGATATACTTTATTCACTCGGGTCACATAGCTGGCATGCTGATGGTTTATTAATATCTTTTGTTTCATGAATAGATTGTGATGCTATGCTGGCGAGTATCAAGTCACTAAAGATTGTTAAAAAAGCAGGAGACGTCCATGGTTCTTGGTTGAAAGACCCAGCCCGGGAATCtcagaagatttattttttcagtgggaCTAAACAAGATGTTTTTTTAGAATTTTCAAGCATGAAGGCATTTACTGAAACCAATTATATGCAAGCAGCCCGGAATATTACTCTTCCTTTTTTCTGGAAAGGAACTGGCCACGTTGTATACAATGGCTTTTTGTATTTTCACAGAAACGACTCAGTAAACGAGATCATAAAATATCACATAAGGAATAAGACCGTGAGCGACCGCATGCTGTTGCCAGGGGCTGGGAGGGTTCCTGTATACCAGCTTTCTCCATACACCTTCATAGACCTGGCAGTGGATGAGCAAGGCCTATGGGCCATACATGCAGACCCTAATACAGGTGGAAATATAGTGATCACCCAGATAGACCGTGCAAGCCTGGCAGTGGAGCACAGCTGGGACACAACCTGCACCAGCAAGGATGCTGAAGCTGCTTTCATAATGTGCGGCACTCTCTATGTTGTTTATAACTCGGACTATAGGGGGCGATCGAGAATACAGTGTTTGTATGATGTGTATGATATGATAAGCAGTGAGGAGCCTCCTGTTCTCTATTTTCCAAAACGCTACGGTAGCCATTCTATCATGCACTACAACCACAAGGAGAAACAGATTTACTCTTGGGATGAAGGGCACCAGATCATTTATAGAATGTCCACTAAGAAGAAATTAGAAAATCCATAATCTGAAACAGTCTTAAAGACTGCAAATTCAGAGCATTGACAAATAGATCGATGCCTGGCATTGCTGTCACATTAAACTGGTCTGCAGCTGAGTGAAAGTTAGTCAAGCTAAATAAACAGCATCATAAATGGAGATGATAGAACAaaatatagtagtaataataccaaaatacatcaaaacactgtatttacagacTTGATTTCCAGTTTGGAGAACTCAgatataaatatttgtaaatacagtgtatGGGCATATCGTATACCTTTACATTTCCAATTTAGCCCAACCAATCTATAATAATTGATTTATGCAGGTCATTGTATCCAACGCATACCTGCTAAATTGTTTTTTGTGATGACAGACTGGCTTATACATTGCATGGTTTTAGAACctatttctgttatttaaaatatcacCAAGATGGTTCGGTGCAGAAAAAGCTTTCGAATTTGTAGGCCACAGCTAGATAAAAtcttgacaacatttttttttaattctaataataatacaaaaagcaaaGCTGGCTTTGCTTTGATTGCTAGTTGATTATAAACTATAAAACTTTGACATGAAATTACACCATGTATCTGGTTTTGAAGTTTGAATGTAGTATGTTTAAAATGAGAAAGTTTGAACTATTATTAGTACATTGTATTGACCGGTAGGTTAAATTATATTCAGAAGTGCCTTTTCTGACAATATCGGAATAAAATATGAAGCAATATTTTTTCTGTATCTGTCTTTTGTATTGGCTCTCGTTTAGAACATCACTAGATTTACCTTTGTCATACAGCCTgatcaaaaataaacacctgtGGATACAGTTCTAACCCTATGAAGGAACTGTCAATCACTCTCTGTATACATCTCTGTGCTCTTCCACCCACACAAGACTGGGCTGTCTCTGCAGGATGTTTTATTACCAGCTTGTTTTACCAGCTGAACAGAGAAGAGACAGTGCAcccaaataaaatgcaataaaaacaaaaccctactATGCAGTGGAGTCTAGAAAGCATGTCCTAGTAGAGAGACACACAGAAAGCACCTAAGGATGAGCTTGTCAAAAGAAGAAAGCTTACAGCATATCCtcattttttaataaccatgcgaTCAGAGAACACTCATGTGTTAATCAAAATGCCCTAATCTAGTATTAGTATGAAGTAAGCCATGGTCTACAATCACTGTTCTGTTGTGTAAGTATATCTCCTCTGCTTTATTTTAAgtggcatgttttaaaaaataatagctaCACATATTCCATAAGTTGGCTTTGATTTGTATGAATCCCTGATCTAGAAGGTTTAGGGAGAGCACTTGCAGCTGGGCAACATCTGGATGGCTTTTGGTTATTTTATAAGTGCCACATTGCATGTTGCATGGCACATAAAGATCTAATTGCTTTTATGTAATGATACAGCCACTACTGTTGTATCGTGGGGATTCCACCTGTTTCTCAACAGGTATACTGCTTTTATAGCTCTTTAATTGTGAATAAAACTTTAGGAAATATTCACCATGTTCCATTCTATTGAGAGTGCATCAAATgaatgtaaacatatatatatatttttttatagtggAATATGTCCTTACTAGGGAAAATGAATTCAAAGAGCTCTAATGAATTGAACTTCCTTCTAAAGAATCAAAGGCATGCTACAGTGTACCCAGTACTCTGCAGTGTCTGCACAGAATTTTAGGAGAACTTTTGTGTCTGGAACACTGGAAATATAATGGGCTTCATAGACTCCAAGCCCATGATTTTCAGGGAGCTATTCACAATGTTCATCCATACTACTAATTGCTTTTAAGAAGTATCTGTCAGCAGgaatttaaaaaatccattcattaatgtgttgatttcaaaacaagaaatgctatccttccctcacctttacaattgagtaccaattgGAAGTGAATTTACCTCTCATCTGGTGCACTGACATATTTACCGCTGTACTGTCATTCCGAGAGGATAATGCACTTCCAATCAGATTAAGGTATATATTATTAATAGGGTATCTGCACACCCCTATTAATAATATATACCTTAATAAAGGTATTTGTAATTTAGAGAACTTTGAGCTACACATCCCTCATTGAATTGAGCCCAGTGTATTCATAATATTCAGACCACTTAATTGCTCGTTTTTAGTACAACAAAAGCCCAAAGACGTTTAATTTGAAAACTGGTTGCACTTGCACGCATCTCTCAGAGTACAGTGAATTTGAAACAATAAAGTTTCTGAAAAAGAGGAACTGGCTAGGAGAAGTCCTGAAGATCCAGTAGTTACACAACAAGGCACTGCCCTCGTTCTCCACTTGAGGGAGACAGGTGGCCTGTTTTTAATATCTATGATTTACTTAATTATAGCATATGTTTTTCGATGGTGAGAATAATGTTAACATTGCACA
Encoded proteins:
- the olfml1 gene encoding olfactomedin-like protein 1; translation: MVNCYLKLLRVLLLIQIFGKAQRITQDVIMMQYFERRIAQLEDRLIKCDQDLMKYVRELYDFSKEFRNRLDALNADKTEFKNDVVDVVTRVERIERDIDYLESQTPAQACVEVDEKLLEQQVKETEAKRKAKLKLVADCDAMLASIKSLKIVKKAGDVHGSWLKDPARESQKIYFFSGTKQDVFLEFSSMKAFTETNYMQAARNITLPFFWKGTGHVVYNGFLYFHRNDSVNEIIKYHIRNKTVSDRMLLPGAGRVPVYQLSPYTFIDLAVDEQGLWAIHADPNTGGNIVITQIDRASLAVEHSWDTTCTSKDAEAAFIMCGTLYVVYNSDYRGRSRIQCLYDVYDMISSEEPPVLYFPKRYGSHSIMHYNHKEKQIYSWDEGHQIIYRMSTKKKLENP